From Aquila chrysaetos chrysaetos chromosome 3, bAquChr1.4, whole genome shotgun sequence, the proteins below share one genomic window:
- the LOC115338832 gene encoding translation initiation factor IF-2-like, with amino-acid sequence MPGKFPETFEYIKMQSSEVTKPTGAGAGWEHRLLRDDYKSRRARRQSRGPPRGGGGKLQLPACPARARAVAPSQDGGAGGRQRVGPPLPAAFLRGPAHLSSPPAPGPGNPVRSTGRGRSQGRGLGGGSHGRAAADGARGGEAPGGAERSPARGMATLQPLGKPPRTRRRRLRRCRRPAGRQRCGSSRPPALRGSALRLPLLALGLPFGLGEAQTRTSNTRFLLPPLRFWERNNVTREKGRTRLLPPGKPGLPSRREERRPKAYLHSTWVHSENHERLDKCKICRTGTKSKRSQMTKLNII; translated from the exons CCAACGGGCGCGGGGGCCGGCTGGGAGCACCGCCTCCTTCGCGACGACTACAAGTCCCGGCGTGCCCGGCGGCAGAGCCGCGGCCcgcctcggggcgggggggggaaactACAGCTCCCGGCGTGCCCCGCGCGCGCCAGGGCCGTCGCCCCCAGCCAAGATGGAGGCGCCGGAGGGAGGCAGCGGGTCGGGCCGCCGCTGCCGGCCGCCTTCCTCCGGGGCCCGGcccacctctcctctcctcccgcTCCGGGGCCCGGCAACCCCGTTCGCTCAACCGGACGAGGGCGATCCCAGGGTCGTGGCCTCGGCGGTGGCTCGCACGGCCGGGCCGCGGCCGACGGCGCCCGCGGGGGCGAGGCCCcggggggagcggagcggagcccAGCCCGGGGCATGGCCACCCTCCAGCCGCTGGGAAAGCCGCCACGTacgaggcggcggcggctgcggcgcTGCCGGAGGCCGGCGGGGAGGCAGCGGTGCGGGTCGAGCCGCCCGCCGGCACTGCGCGGCTCGGCGCTCCGTCTGCCCCTCCTGGCGCTTGGCCTTCCTTTCGGTTTAGGCGAAGCACAGACGCGTACGTCAAATACCCGTTTTCTACTTCCACCCCTGCGTTTCTGGGAAAGGAATAATGTGACACGAGAGAAAGGCAGAACTCGGTTGCTTCCCCCCGGGAAGCCTGGTCTGCCTTCAcggagagaggaaaggaggcCGAAGGCGTACCTGCATTCAACATGGGTGCATTCGG aaaatcaTGAACGTCTGGATAAGTGTAAAATCTGCAGGACTGGGACAAAAAGTAAGCGCAGCCAGATGACGAAGTTGAACATAATTTAA